The following is a genomic window from Polaribacter atrinae.
TACCCTTTTCAGGTACAATTACAGTCGGACTAATATTATAATCAGTTTTTAAATCTATTAAAAGTTGTAATAATGATTTATTGGCTCCATATAAAAAAGAATAATGAGTAATAAATAAAATTTTCATTTTGTCTTATTAGAATTGAATATTTGAACGAACTCATTTAAAAGGCTTTTTCTTTAAAAAAGGAGAATTTAAAATAAGGTAATTCTGTTTTAATTTTGATAAATAAGGTTACTATTTATCAATTTATAAATAATATAGATTTTAATTTTAATTTAAAATTAATTCTTAATTCTTTAAAAAACAAATCATAGAATAAACCTACAAAAGCATAAGATATTAAGGTTGATAATGCTGCTCCTGTAAGACCAAATTTATGAATCAAAATAATATTTAAAATAATGTTTAAAATTGCACCTAAAATATTTCTATAAAATGAATGCATATAAAAACCTTCAGCGACAAGCCATTTAGAGCTAATAGTTGTGAAAAAGAAAAATATATTTGACCATATGTAAATACTTAATATTTTATAAGATTGAAGATAACTATTACCATATAATTTTTCTATAATCCATTCTCCAAAAAAAGTAATAAACAAAGAAAGAAATACCGCTAACCAAAACAGTAAGCTATATAAATTGGTAATTCTTTTATAATATATTTTTTTATCTTTTGTTTTATAAAATAAAATTGCGGGAAAAAAAGAAACTGCAATAATGTTTGGTATAAAATACCAAACCTCACTTAGACTTATTGAAACAGCGTATAAACCTGCATCTTTAGCCCCTAAAATATCTTTTACCATTATTTGATCTATTTTAGTATAAACTATGTACATCATGCCACTTAAAAAAAGGGGCCAACTCTTTTTAAGAAGACTTAAAACATAATTTTTATCAAAATCAAAAATAGAAACCTTTATTTTACTTTTATTAAAATATAGAAATGTAAATAAATGAGTAATAAAAAATTCTAAAACAATAACTATTGCAAAATACGCAACAGTTGCATTTAATTCTATTAATACAATCTTTAAAATACAAGAAATTGAAACCGCAATGATTCTAGAATAGACTACAAATTTAGATTTAACTTGACTTTGAAAGTAAAAATCAAAAACTTCTAAACTTTGGAGAATCAGAAATGAAGAAAATATTAAAATTAAAAATCTAATTTCTAAAAAATCTTTATTTAAAAAAACAAATAAAATTAAAATTAGAAATGAAACTAAACCGAAAAAGAGCTTCATTAGAAAAGCAGTACCTAAAATTTTTCCGATTTCAACATTATTCTTCGCATTTACAAACTCTTTTACAGCAATATCATTTAAACCTATCATACCAATAGGTAAAAACAAAGCAACTAAACTATTGCTATAAGCTAAAAGACCAAATGTTTCTGGCCCTAAATATCTAGCAACCCATGCACCTACAAAAATAGCAGAAAAGAAACCTAAAATCTTACTCATGAAAAGCCACAGAGTATTATTAAGATACTTTACAAAATTTACATTATTTCTAATCTGTATCAGTTTATTTTTTAATGAATTAAATATCATTTACAGATTTTCACTTGTTTTTGAGATATCATTAAAGCTTAAAAAATCTTTTAACATTCTATCTTTATCAGATAATACAATTTCATCCTCCTTTAACTTCCAATCAATATTTAAGTCCTTATCATCAAATAAAACACCATCTTCTGAATCAAGGTTATAATAATTATCACATTTATAAGAAACAATCGTATCATCTTCTAAAACAGAAAAACCATGCAAAAAACCTCTTGGAACAAATAATTGCTTATTATTATCTGCAGACAATTCTACAGAAAAAACTTCTCCAAAAGTTTCAGAATCTTTTCTAGCATCTACAGCAACATCTAAAATTTTACCTTTTACAACTCGTACTAATTTTGCTTGTGCAAATTCTCCTCTTTGTAAATGTAACCCTCTTACAACACCATATTGAGAGGTAGATTGATTTCCTAGAACAAAATCTCCTGTAAACCCAGTTTTTTCTTGGAATTCTTTTTTATTATATTCTAATAAAAAACAACCTCTATTATCTTTAAAAAAAAGAGGTTCTATAACATAACATCCTTTTAAACTTGTTTCTGTAACTTTCATTATATTTTTAATAAATTATTAGAATAACCGCTTTTTAACAAAGGTTTTGTTATTTCTATCATTTGTTCTTTTGATATAAAACCGGCTCTGTAAGCAGCTTCTTCTATAGAACCAACTTTTAAACCTTGTCTTTCTTCAATTACTTGTACAAACTGACCTGCTTGGATTAAAGAATCAAAAGTACCTGTATCTAACCAAGCGGTTCCCCTATCTAAAATTTCTACAGATAGTTTTCCTCGTTTTAAGTACATGTTATTCACTTCTGTTATTTCTAATTCGCCCCTTTTACTTGGTTTTATATTTTTAGCAATTTCTACAACATCATTATCATAAAAATAAATACCAGGAACTGCATAATTAGACTTTGGCTCTTCTGGCTTTTCTTCGATTGAAATTGCTTTTTGGTTATCATCAAAATCCACCACCCCATAACGTTCTGGGTCATTTACATGATATGCATAGACAATACCTCCATTAGGGTTGTTGTTTGCTTTTAACAAGTTAGATAATCCTGATCCATAAAAAATATTATCTCCTAAAATTAAGGCTACTTTTTCTTTACCAATAAATTTTTCGCCTATAATAAAAGCTTCTGCCAAACCATTTGGCTCTGCCTGAACTTCATACTCAAAACTACAACCAATTTGATTTCCATTTCCTAAAAGCTTTTTAAACAAAGGCAAATCTTGTGGTGTAGAAATAATTAAAATTTCTCTTATTCCTGCAGAAATTAACGTTGAAAGAGGATAGTAAATCATTGGTTTATCATACACTGGCATTAACTGTTTACTAACCGCCAATGTTAGTGGGTGTAATCTGGTACCAGAACCTCCTGCTAAAACTATTCCTTTCATATCTAACTATATTTTTCTAAATACCACTGAATGGTTTTTCTAATACCAGTTTCAAAATTCTCTTGAGCTTTCCAGTTTAATTTACCTTCTATTTTTGATGCATCAATAGCATATCTAAAATCATGACCCGCTCTATCTTCTACAAAACTGATTTGTTCTTTGTACGATATTTCTTTTGGTTTTTCTTCGTCTAAAATTTCACAAATAGCATTTGCTATATATAAATTATTTCGTTCGTTTTTACCACCAACATTGTACGTTTCTCCTAATTTCCCTTCTTTAAAAGCAAGTTCTATTCCTGTACAATGGTCTAATACAAATAACCAATCTCTTATATTTTTTCCATCACCATAAATGGGAATATTTTCTCCGGAAATTGCTTTTCTAATTATGGTTGGTATTAATTTTTCATCATGTTGCTTCGGACCATAATTGTTAGAACAATTGGTAGTTACAACATTCATCCCAAACGTATGAAAATAACTTCTTACCATAAAGTCTGATGATGCTTTAGAAGCACTATAAGGGCTATTTGGTGCATAAGGGGTTTCTTCTGTAAAGAATCCTGTTTCTCCCAAACTACCATAAACCTCATCTGTAGAAACATGTAAAAATCTTGAATTTTCAAAACCTTCTGTAAATACATTCGGACTTTCCATCCAATGTTTTTTTGCAACATCTAACAGATTAAAAGTTCCAAAAACGTTTGTTCTAACAAATGCATCAGGATTTTTAATAGAATTATCTACATGAGATTCTGCTGCAAAATGAATAACACCTATAAATTGATGTTCTTTAAAAAGATTTTCTACCAGTTCTCTATCACAAATATCACCTTTTACAAAAGTATACCTTTCATTATCTGCCACCTCAGATAAGTTAGAAAGATCACCTGCATAGGTAAGTAAATCTAAATTTACAACTTTGTAGTTTTTATATTTATTTAAAAAGTAAGGTATAAAATTAGAGCCTATAAACCCAGCTCCACCTGTTATAAGAATTGCCTGCATTTTCTATTTTTTATAGTTATTTAAAAACGTATTTAACTGTTTTATCAATAAAAACAAAACCATAAGACATGCACCTAAAACACACAATAAAAAGGCATAATTTTGGGTAACTCCACTTATTTTATAACCTACCGCCTGAAAATTAGAAATCACATTTATAACCTCGTATTTTTCAGATTTGTCATCAACAACTCTCTTTAACTCTGCATTAATTTTTCTATTCGTTTCAAAAAGTTCTAATTCTTTAGTTCTACTCTTAACACCTCCTAGATCTATATTTGTTCCGTTACTTTGTTTTTTTGCCTCTTCAACCATAACCTGCATGTACACTCTTCTTAAAGAATCTACCTGACCTAAATTTTGGCGTAATAAAGAATCTGTTCTATTTAAGTTCTCATTACTTAACTCTTTTAAGCGATTAAAGTATTTGTTCTTAACAACAGAAGAAATAATAACCTCATCTAAATTATTAAAAACATCATTTCTTGCTGAAACTACATGTATTTTATGAGTTTTATAATCATAGTTTGAGAATGCCGTTTTAAACTGTTCATATTTATAACTCTTTACAGTAGTGGTATCTACATCTAAAATAAATTGATTATAAGAATCAATAATATCATTTTCAGTTTCAATAGAAGTGATGGTGAATTTCTTAAAACTTGCAGCTGCCTCTTCATCTAAATTAAATATTTTAGCTAAATCGGCAGCCTTTTTTTGTTTTACAAGATCATTGTAATAATTAATATTATTATATAGTTGTCTTGTACTTTCAAAATTTGGTTTTACGATTAAATCAGAAGCATAAAGGTTTTCCTTTTTCACCTCCAAAAAGACACCTGTAACAGCTCCTATTACTGCTGCAATTGCAATCTTAATAAAATGTTGTTTAAAGAAGATTAAAATTGTGATTAAAAAATTAAAAATACTTTTAAAAATACTTCCAATAAAATTAAAAAACTTAGAAAAACCTTTACCTAAAAGTACAAATAAAGAACCTAAATCTATTTCTTCTTCGTTATTTTTTTGATTTGTTGACATTCTTTTTGTAATAAAATTTTAGCCTTAGGCTATTAAAAAATTTGTTCTAATATTTTTTGTGTAATCGCATATGTTGGTGTAACCCCAGTCATTCCTAAACCTCCAGAAGCTAGTGTTGCTCCTGTTTCTAACGGATTATCCGATGCATAATAGGCATATCTTACTTTAACGTTTTTAGATATATTCCCTCTAATTTTAGAGGCAGATTGTATTGCTTTCTGATAATGAGCACCTTCCATCTCTAAACCAATAACATTCCAAGTAGAGTCATGGAAAAACTGTAACAAGTCTTTGTTTTGTAATGAAGTTCCTAAAACAGAAATCATAGAACCATCAAAAACTTCTACGCCAAAACCTTCTAAATCTTCTTTAGACAACTCATTTTTAAACGGATAATTATCTGCAGTACCTTCAAAAATATGTGCAGTAGGAATCATTATATCTCCTTTACCACCTTCTAAAATACCTGCTTTCCCCATTATAGAAACAGATTTTACATCTAAATGATTCTTTTTCTTACTATTCTTATATGGTTTTAATAGCTCATCCATCGTTTCGTAAGCTTGTTCACCAAAAGCATAATCCATTACAATTATAACGGGCTTTTTATTCACAGAATTTACTTTATCATACGGAGAATCTTCAAAATTAATTTTTTCTGTATCTATTACTTGAACGTTAATATTTGTACCAGAAGTATCTTTAATATAGATCAATCCATTTTCTGATGCATATTCTTTAACCGCTTTTTGCAAAGGCTTACTATCAGAATTACTTAATAGCTGATACAGCCCAAAACCTTCATATTCTTCGGCTTCTTTTGGTAGCGCACCTTTGGCATAAATAGAATTTAATACACTGTGCATGTTGGCACTAATAATATGAATTGGTCTTTTTAGCAGACTATTTTCTTTTAGTACTTTTTTAATATTATTTGCCCAAATATCACCATAAATGTGATGTCCAATTTCTTCAATTAAAACAGAGCTAAAAGTAACTTTTCTCTTCTTATTATCTAAAACTTCGTTAATAGCTAATTTACCTAACCAATAAATTAAATGAAAAAAACGATCTTTTTTCTCTGATGTTTCAAATGCTTTATGAATACTTACAACTTCTTCAAAAGTTCTTCCTAAAATATTACTTAAATGAGCAGTAGCAACCTCTCTTTCTTGGTCTGTAATTTTTTTATTATAGATAACAATATCTTCTAAATATTTCCATTCTCTAATAAAATCGGTCCCTTCGTTTATAGTTACTCTTTTTTGAATTTTATGAGATTCTATAAATAAAAAAGTCAAATGGGTAAGAATATCATAAATTTCAGAACGACCACGTGTAATTTCTATATTCATTTGGTCTTTATCTATCCTATAACAATTCCTTCTTCTTTTAGGCGGAATTATGCTTTCGAAATGAGAACTACTATAGCCTTCATCTGCAGTTAAATTTATAAACTGGCATTCTTCAATTCCTCTCGGAAGCCTTTCTATTACATATATTAACCCATTTAACTCAATTCTTTCTTCTGCAATTGATCCATAAATTTCTGGTCTCAATAAAAGCAAAGATTTACGTAAAGTCTCTCCAGAAATACCCATTGGTTTGTAAAAACCTCTACTAAATAAATGGCGCATAGAAATATATAATTTCTCTATAGCATTTGTAGATTCATGAGCCCTTGTTCTATCTGTTTTATTTATTTTTGTCATTTTCAATTTTAATTTTCAAAGATAAAATTATTTAGTGGATAAAATTTGCTTATATTTTTGTTCGTCATTCAGCAAATTAACGGCTTCCTTTATCACCAAATCATTCTTTATTTTATGGTTATAAACTCCTTCATCAAAATAATATCTATTTAGTATTTCTTCTTGAAGCACTATTTTTAGGATATCTTTATTCTTGGTTATTTTATCAATCTTATCCTGGAATAACTTTTCTTCAATTCTCTCATATTCATTAGAAATATTATTGACGGTTATTGATTTATAAGCTTCTTTAAACAAAGCTTCTTGCCTAGTAACAAAAGTGGTATCTGACTTTAAATAATTGGTGAATTTATTAAAATCTGCATCTTTAAACTCAAAATTAATAGCACTTTCTATGGATGGATGCTGATAATAATAATTTACAGAAAAATTAAAAATAGCTTTAGAGTTTAATACCATCTCCGTTGCTTCCGTTTTTTCTGATGTTTTAATCACTACATCTGGCAAAACGCCACCACCATCATAGACTTTTCTTCCGTTTGCTGTTTTAAACTCATTGATACCCGCATCAGAAAACTTAGGAACTTTTCCATTCTCATCTCTATTCGCGTAATCTAATTCTTGAATACATCGACCACTTGGCGTATAATATTTAGAGATTGTTAGTTTTAACTGCGTACCGTAGGTCAATTTTCTATAACGCTGCACCAAACCTTTACCAAAAGAACGTTGCCCCATAATTACCGCTCTATCATAATCTTGCAAAGAACCACTTACAATTTCTGATGCCGAAGCAGAGCGCCCGTTTACTAAAACAACAAGA
Proteins encoded in this region:
- a CDS encoding flippase; its protein translation is MIFNSLKNKLIQIRNNVNFVKYLNNTLWLFMSKILGFFSAIFVGAWVARYLGPETFGLLAYSNSLVALFLPIGMIGLNDIAVKEFVNAKNNVEIGKILGTAFLMKLFFGLVSFLILILFVFLNKDFLEIRFLILIFSSFLILQSLEVFDFYFQSQVKSKFVVYSRIIAVSISCILKIVLIELNATVAYFAIVIVLEFFITHLFTFLYFNKSKIKVSIFDFDKNYVLSLLKKSWPLFLSGMMYIVYTKIDQIMVKDILGAKDAGLYAVSISLSEVWYFIPNIIAVSFFPAILFYKTKDKKIYYKRITNLYSLLFWLAVFLSLFITFFGEWIIEKLYGNSYLQSYKILSIYIWSNIFFFFTTISSKWLVAEGFYMHSFYRNILGAILNIILNIILIHKFGLTGAALSTLISYAFVGLFYDLFFKELRINFKLKLKSILFIN
- the rfbC gene encoding dTDP-4-dehydrorhamnose 3,5-epimerase — encoded protein: MKVTETSLKGCYVIEPLFFKDNRGCFLLEYNKKEFQEKTGFTGDFVLGNQSTSQYGVVRGLHLQRGEFAQAKLVRVVKGKILDVAVDARKDSETFGEVFSVELSADNNKQLFVPRGFLHGFSVLEDDTIVSYKCDNYYNLDSEDGVLFDDKDLNIDWKLKEDEIVLSDKDRMLKDFLSFNDISKTSENL
- the rfbA gene encoding glucose-1-phosphate thymidylyltransferase RfbA, producing the protein MKGIVLAGGSGTRLHPLTLAVSKQLMPVYDKPMIYYPLSTLISAGIREILIISTPQDLPLFKKLLGNGNQIGCSFEYEVQAEPNGLAEAFIIGEKFIGKEKVALILGDNIFYGSGLSNLLKANNNPNGGIVYAYHVNDPERYGVVDFDDNQKAISIEEKPEEPKSNYAVPGIYFYDNDVVEIAKNIKPSKRGELEITEVNNMYLKRGKLSVEILDRGTAWLDTGTFDSLIQAGQFVQVIEERQGLKVGSIEEAAYRAGFISKEQMIEITKPLLKSGYSNNLLKI
- the rfbB gene encoding dTDP-glucose 4,6-dehydratase, producing the protein MQAILITGGAGFIGSNFIPYFLNKYKNYKVVNLDLLTYAGDLSNLSEVADNERYTFVKGDICDRELVENLFKEHQFIGVIHFAAESHVDNSIKNPDAFVRTNVFGTFNLLDVAKKHWMESPNVFTEGFENSRFLHVSTDEVYGSLGETGFFTEETPYAPNSPYSASKASSDFMVRSYFHTFGMNVVTTNCSNNYGPKQHDEKLIPTIIRKAISGENIPIYGDGKNIRDWLFVLDHCTGIELAFKEGKLGETYNVGGKNERNNLYIANAICEILDEEKPKEISYKEQISFVEDRAGHDFRYAIDASKIEGKLNWKAQENFETGIRKTIQWYLEKYS
- a CDS encoding DUF6909 family protein encodes the protein MTKINKTDRTRAHESTNAIEKLYISMRHLFSRGFYKPMGISGETLRKSLLLLRPEIYGSIAEERIELNGLIYVIERLPRGIEECQFINLTADEGYSSSHFESIIPPKRRRNCYRIDKDQMNIEITRGRSEIYDILTHLTFLFIESHKIQKRVTINEGTDFIREWKYLEDIVIYNKKITDQEREVATAHLSNILGRTFEEVVSIHKAFETSEKKDRFFHLIYWLGKLAINEVLDNKKRKVTFSSVLIEEIGHHIYGDIWANNIKKVLKENSLLKRPIHIISANMHSVLNSIYAKGALPKEAEEYEGFGLYQLLSNSDSKPLQKAVKEYASENGLIYIKDTSGTNINVQVIDTEKINFEDSPYDKVNSVNKKPVIIVMDYAFGEQAYETMDELLKPYKNSKKKNHLDVKSVSIMGKAGILEGGKGDIMIPTAHIFEGTADNYPFKNELSKEDLEGFGVEVFDGSMISVLGTSLQNKDLLQFFHDSTWNVIGLEMEGAHYQKAIQSASKIRGNISKNVKVRYAYYASDNPLETGATLASGGLGMTGVTPTYAITQKILEQIF